The Thermovenabulum gondwanense genomic interval TAAGATAAAAGATGCAGATGAATTAAAATCGGCCTTAAAGGAAGAAATGGTTAATCTTTTCCCTAAAAGTAATATTGGATTTAGTACTCCTGCTATCATTTTGATAGTAGGGGTAAATGGGGTGGGTAAAACTACCACCATTGGAAAGCTTGCTTATAAATATAAATCCGAAGGTAAAAAAGTAATTATAGCTGCAGCGGACACCTTTAGAGCGGCTGCGGTAGAACAACTCGTAGTTTGGGGACAGAGGGCTGGTGTGGAGGTAATAAGGCAGATGGAAGGCTCCGACCCCGCATCCGTCCTTTTTGATGCTATAAGAGCCGGGAAAGCCCGTCATGTGGATGTAATAATCTGTGATACCGCTGGAAGACTTCATACAAAGAAAAATCTTATGGAAGAATTGAAGAAACTTTACAGAGTTGCAGAAAAGGAATATCCGGAAGCAGTAAAAATTAGCTATCTGGTTTTAGATGCTACCACCGGCCAAAATGCAATTTCCCAGGCAAAAATTTTTAAAGATGCAGTTAATGTTAACGGTATAATACTTACCAAATTGGATGGTACTGCCAAAGGGGGAGTAGCTCTGGCTATTGCTGCAGAGTTGGGGATACCTGTTTGCTATATGGGAACGGGAGAAAGCATTGAGGATTTTGCTGAGTTTGATCCGAAGGAGTTTGTAGATGCTATCATAAGCTAAGGTCTATTTAATTCATACAAAAATTATTTTAAAAGATTGACATATAATCATTTTTTTTTTAGAATCTATATATGTAAAGCGAATCTACTTTACAGACGAGAAGATGATAAAATGGAAGATATTGTTAAAATTAGTTTGCTATACGATTTTTACGGTCCACTTCTTACCGAAAAACAGAGAGAGTATTTCGAACTTTATTATTTTAATGACCTGAGCCTTAACGAAATTGCACAGAATTACAATGTCTCGCGGCAGGGAGTATTTGATAATATCCATCGTTCTTTAGAGTTTTTAAAACAATGTGAAGAAAAATTAGGGCTTGTAGAGAAATTTTTAAGTCAAAAGAAGGCATTGGAAAGGATAAAATTGCAATTGGAAGGTATATTACCGCATCTTGATGAATATTCAGGAGAAATTCTAAAGAAGGCTATTGAAGCTCTGGATAAACTGGTCAAAGAAGGGTGGGAATAGATTGGCAT includes:
- the ftsY gene encoding signal recognition particle-docking protein FtsY; the protein is MGFFNKIKESLSKTRNSLVNKLEGIFKLSVKIDDDILEELEEALITADIGVKATEDLIQKLKDKVKANKIKDADELKSALKEEMVNLFPKSNIGFSTPAIILIVGVNGVGKTTTIGKLAYKYKSEGKKVIIAAADTFRAAAVEQLVVWGQRAGVEVIRQMEGSDPASVLFDAIRAGKARHVDVIICDTAGRLHTKKNLMEELKKLYRVAEKEYPEAVKISYLVLDATTGQNAISQAKIFKDAVNVNGIILTKLDGTAKGGVALAIAAELGIPVCYMGTGESIEDFAEFDPKEFVDAIIS
- the ylxM gene encoding YlxM family DNA-binding protein, which codes for MEDIVKISLLYDFYGPLLTEKQREYFELYYFNDLSLNEIAQNYNVSRQGVFDNIHRSLEFLKQCEEKLGLVEKFLSQKKALERIKLQLEGILPHLDEYSGEILKKAIEALDKLVKEGWE